One Huiozyma naganishii CBS 8797 chromosome 5, complete genome DNA segment encodes these proteins:
- the ALA1 gene encoding alanine--tRNA ligase (similar to Saccharomyces cerevisiae ALA1 (YOR335C); ancestral locus Anc_7.58) encodes MTIGDKEKWTAKNVRNTFMDYFKQREHTFVHSSPVVPFDDPTLLFANAGMNQYKPIFQGTVDPSSDFYTLKRAYNSQKCVRAGGKHNDLEDVGKDSYHHTFFEMLGNWSFGDYFKKEAIQFAWELLTVVYGIPSDRLYVTYFEGDSKLGLQPDEEARQLWRDVGVLDDHILPGNAKDNFWEMGEQGPCGPCSEVHYDRIGGRNAASLVNMDDPDVLEVWNLVFMQFNREQDGSLKSLPAKHIDTGMGFERLVSVLQDVRSNYDTDVFIPLFKRIQEITNARPYAGKFSEEDADGVDTAYRVLADHVRTLMFALADGGVPNNEGRGYVLRRILRRGARYARKYMNYPIGNFFSTLAPTLIEQVKDIFPELAKDPSFLFEILDEEEASFAKTLDRGERLFEKYAATAAENSTKTLDGKQVWRLYDTYGFPVDLTELMAEEKGLKIDGPGFEKAKQESYEASKRGGKKDDTSLIKLNVHELSELNNENVPKTDDSAKYGFENIDAKILKLHDGTAFVDEITETDKKYGMILDKSCFYAEQGGQEYDTGKIVIDDVAEFNVENVQLYNGFVFHTGSLKEGKLSVGDKVIASYDELRRFPIKNNHTGTHILNFALRQVIGKEVDQKGSLVAPEKLRFDFSHKKALSLDEVRSVENVCNEQIKESLSVYYKDVPLEQAKAISSVRAVFGETYPDPVRVVSIGKPVDELLADPANEEWNKYSVEFCGGTHVVKTSDIKFLVILEENGIAKGIRRIVAVTGTEAFEAQRVAQEFDSQLVATEKMFFSAEKEKKLKELGVQLGQLSVSVIDKHELKEKFNKIDKAVRDEVKSRAKKEIKQTLDDVKSYFTENGESTFLVKHISIPVNAKAITESVNYLKSSDKDKSIYLFTGNDDNGKIAHGCYISDAAIAKGVDGSALAKQVSGIIGGKAGGKGNVFQGMGDKPSDVAKAIAEVEQALKTKLSL; translated from the coding sequence ATGACTATTGGCGATAAAGAGAAGTGGACGGCTAAGAACGTCCGTAACACGTTCATGGACTACTTCAAGCAGAGAGAGCACACTTTTGTGCACTCCTCGCCAGTGGTCCCCTTCGATGACCCAACTTTGCTGTTTGCGAACGCTGGTATGAATCAGTACAAGCCCATTTTCCAAGGTACGGTAGACCCATCCTCCGATTTCTACACGTTGAAGCGTGCGTACAACTCGCAAAAGTGTGTCAGAGCCGGTGGTAAACACAACGATTTGGAGGATGTAGGGAAGGACTCCTACCATCACACTTTCTTCGAGATGTTGGGTAACTGGTCCTTCGGTGATTATTTCAAGAAGGAGGCCATCCAGTTTGCGTGGGAACTGCTGACAGTTGTCTACGGTATTCCAAGCGACAGACTGTACGTGACGTATTTTGAAGGTGACTCGAAGCTCGGGTTGCAGCCGGATGAGGAGGCTCGCCAGTTGTGGAGAGACGTCGGTGTGTTGGACGACCATATCCTACCAGGTAACGCTAAGGACAACTTTTGGGAGATGGGTGAGCAAGGTCCCTGTGGTCCATGTTCCGAGGTCCATTACGACAGGATCGGTGGGAGAAACGCTGCGTCTTTGGTTAACATGGACGACCCAGACGTGCTAGAGGTCTGGAATCTGGTTTTCATGCAGTTCAACAGAGAGCAGGACGGCTCGTTGAAGTCTCTTCCAGCCAAGCACATAGATACCGGTATGGGGTTTGAAAGATTGGTGTCCGTCTTGCAAGACGTTAGATCGAACTACGACACCGACGTGTTCATCCCATTGTTCAAGCGTATCCAAGAGATCACAAACGCGAGACCTTACGCTGGTAAGTTTTCTGAGGAGGACGCAGACGGTGTCGACACCGCCTACAGAGTCTTGGCAGACCATGTCCGTACTCTGATGTTTGCTCTTGCTGACGGTGGTGTCCCCAACAACGAAGGTAGAGGTTACGTGCTGAGACGTATCCTGAGAAGAGGCGCACGTTACGCACGTAAATACATGAACTACCCAATTGggaacttcttctccacGTTGGCTCCAACTTTGATTGAACAAGTTAAGGATATCTTCCCGGAGTTGGCCAAGGACCCATCTTTCCTTTTCGAAATCttggatgaggaggaggctTCATTCGCCAAGACTCTGGACAGAGGTGAAAGACTGTTTGAGAAGTACGCTGCCACAGCTGCTGAGAACTCTACCAAAACTTTGGATGGTAAGCAAGTGTGGAGGCTTTACGACACCTACGGGTTCCCAGTCGATCTAACTGAGCTGATGGCCGAGGAGAAGGGCCTGAAGATCGATGGTCCAGGATTTGAGAAGGCCAAGCAGGAGTCCTACGAGGCCTCGAAGAGAGGCGGGAAGAAGGATGACACCTCTTTGATTAAACTAAACGTTCACGAACTGAGCGAGCTAAACAATGAGAACGTCCCCAAGACTGACGACAGTGCTAAGTACGGGTTCGAAAATATCGATGCTaagattttgaagttgcACGATGGTACCGCATTTGTTGACGAAATCACGGAAACGGACAAGAAGTATGGTATGATCTTGGACAAGAGTTGTTTCTACGCTGAGCAAGGTGGTCAAGAATACGACACCGGTAAGATTGTCATTGACGATGTTGCTGAGTTTAATGTGGAAAACGTTCAATTGTACAATGGGTTTGTGTTCCACACTGGTTCCTTGAAAGAGGGTAAACTTTCCGTCGGCGACAAAGTCATTGCATCCTACGATGAGCTACGTCGTTTCCCAATCAAGAACAATCACACTGGTACCCATATTTTGAACTTTGCACTGCGCCAAGTCATCGGTAAGGAGGTCGACCAGAAGGGTTCTCTTGTAGCACCTGAGAAGTTGAGATTTGACTTCTCGCACAAGAAGGCGCTCTCCCTTGATGAGGTACGCTCCGTGGAGAACGTGTGTAACGAGCAGATTAAGGAGAGCTTGTCTGTTTACTACAAGGACGTACCATTGGAACAGGCCAAGGCGATCTCCTCTGTGCGTGCTGTGTTTGGTGAGACGTACCCGGACCCTGTCCGTGTTGTATCGATTGGGAAACCCGTTGACGAATTGTTGGCGGATCCAGCCAATGAAGAATGGAACAAGTACTCTGTCGAGTTCTGCGGTGGTACGCACGTGGTAAAGACTTCTGACATCAAGTTCCTTGTGATCTTGGAGGAGAACGGTATCGCAAAGGGTATCCGGAGAATTGTGGCTGTCACTGGTACGGAAGCGTTTGAGGCACAAAGGGTTGCTCAAGAGTTTGACTCGCAATTGGTGGCCACTGAGAAGATGTTCTTCTCTGctgaaaaggagaagaagttaAAGGAGCTTGGTGTCCAGTTAGGCCAGCTTTCCGTTTCTGTGATTGACAAGCAcgagttgaaggaaaaattcaacaagatCGACAAGGCGGTGCGTGATGAGGTTAAGTCGAGAGCAAAGAAGGAGATCAAGCAGACTTTGGATGACGTGAAGAGCTACTTCACCGAGAACGGCGAGTCCACGTTTTTGGTGAAGCACATTTCGATCCCAGTGAACGCGAAGGCGATCACCGAGTCCGTAAACTACTTGAAGAGTTCCGACAAGGACAAGTCCATTTATTTATTCACCGGTAACGACGACAACGGCAAGATTGCGCACGGCTGTTACATCTCTGATGCTGCGATTGCCAAGGGTGTCGACGGTTCTGCATTGGCGAAGCAAGTGTCCGGTATCATTGGCGGGAAAGCCGGTGGTAAGGGTAACGTGTTCCAGGGGATGGGGGACAAGCCATCCGATGTTGCCAAAGCTATTGCTGAAGTTGAACAGGCTTTGAAGACAAAGTTGAGTTTATAA
- the KRE5 gene encoding Kre5p (similar to Saccharomyces cerevisiae KRE5 (YOR336W); ancestral locus Anc_7.57), translating into MGCCRFILNVLHLAACLWAVQVEYGEGLTLGAQEAVRIYSILVHIGVDKVILAGLYPTITGLDSAEDRDDADDAGGAGIFESVLESLSTTAGDGANWAPLFDKYYHLYPMGFPLDQATGLTDENYFVLNGDVYSKPDDVFYMKSKDLKRQTAVPDTDILNSRFDVVIGWNAAAPLITFFGCPSSQAFREFNRNLFAEAIGSGKIRFVWRPTCSYREATPLEVDFPLELTFKKDGEHWDSIVPYVKLPYGLSLPQSLDYEPTEEELEDLDIKIASLIAKHYSGTKDFDATIEYFQRIVNNFPLLFEELTKMEISDAEINEIEKSNHVLEQYGIDYFLLGLFVNGQNIKLTSLDPYSLVNLVQVEYDRLKLLTKALHKAIPGFAYHDARNLVNLFSEISMPTMQELQPIKVDAHRIPAFSHNVIYFNDIEKDDVYNELRNDASQFFEKTKFGEIPEFRQNWNELVFVIDFSNLEEGTVNSDALTALVRVLDVVSQGYPQRLGLLPITNKESEKVLSTIYKLKEQSLSQLKEFFVDLIAEKDLPLDSKFPHPDNSELLSYLDIDDTAIIIDGEIFPFQKNAWHYLLAKVIKRDVEQIKFKLERRRKEEDFTTGNIDVRGLLHLKSATLKHHKYTPDYFSDALYTVMDNDALTNCGIELSSTTKNKNFKILHTISLVDDFGTLSALQRLYNMITVKFSGVRVRVIHTGEAKDGNWLSVKTALAKSGSDMKKSLRKTITSFKQQKRRSLGVNLNWIKQWLPDIALEFLEAGRFMVLNGRFIHFNKDEIPSKEHFEAIVKREAQRTLDMVRALEGLVPEDHEEISDPNTYEVVSSILAKTYYHSLQINRKGFEFTTETTLSRLDLQGHVMINNFTTFESKDKSKPVLVTLVVDPVEERTQKILALIPMLQNLSFVDIEIVLLPTLELKVVPNQRVYLPDRDVQLSTDVLSSYDVEVDVPKTFVMSNITTLESIVIEVYCFDKDRKLSQGSVNSIGGVSLELLDSAGISVGNATTMETFGYAQFHVKTLAQNYTIRSTDPRFEVKGMSTQFNSEFVLSDRFSVDTFDPVRVLVTLEEHEDVDVREDVVAIDDATNVFTVLSSLEEEEIYKDMILKIATSRSERIVFWLLSESFYSKSLYRFVDAVNNNAELNVEVRFISYSWPVWIRPQRFIERRTNVARVLLLDVLFPRSVHHLVYMAPTSTPVDPVLMLRSTMKSKRPVNMFRMKGKGYWDEGYWKKLKEETGFAFYSAEPAFVVHMDRVRALSGGEVFRIHYQRLSADQNSLVNIGQDLLNDVQGQMPIGALKKSTREPLAFDQSKVDATLQSIKAAAEAEADAFNRTGSQREKTQQAGKQPQEVQEDVDEFDLLHDEL; encoded by the coding sequence ATGGGTTGTTGCCGGTTCATTTTAAATGTGTTGCACTTGGCTGCGTGTTTGTGGGCAGTTCAGGTTGAATATGGCGAAGGATTGACTCTTGGGGCCCAAGAGGCGGTCCGGATATACTCGATTCTCGTGCACATTGGCGTCGACAAGGTGATTCTCGCAGGATTGTACCCTACAATCACTGGGCTGGACTCAGCGGAGGATAGGGATGATGCAGATGAtgctggtggtgctggAATATTTGAATCCGTGCTGGAATCGCTGAGTACTACCGCCGGGGATGGCGCCAACTGGGCTCCTCTTTTCGATAAATACTACCATCTGTATCCTATGGGGTTCCCACTAGATCAGGCGACCGGTCTTACCGATGAAAATTACTTTGTGTTGAATGGTGATGTGTACAGTAAACCTGATGACGTCTTTTATATGAAATCGAAGGATCTGAAGAGGCAGACAGCGGTACCTGATACTGACATTTTGAACTCGCGGTTCGATGTGGTGATTGGATGGAACGCGGCGGCCCCGTTGATTACTTTCTTTGGGTGCCCCTCATCGCAAGCATTTAGAGAGTTCAACCGAAATTTGTTTGCCGAGGCAATTGGGTCCGGTAAGATAAGGTTTGTTTGGAGACCCACTTGCTCCTATCGGGAGGCAACTCCTCTTGAAGTAGATTTCCCCTTGGAActcactttcaaaaagGATGGTGAACACTGGGACAGCATTGTTCCGTACGTGAAACTTCCATACGGGCTCTCCCTACCGCAATCCCTTGATTATGAACCAACCGAGGAGGAGCTGGAGGATTTGGATATCAAGATTGCATCGTTGATTGCCAAACATTATAGTGGAACAAAGGACTTTGATGCCACAATTGAGTACTTCCAACGCATTGTCAACAATTTCCCTCTGTTGTTCGAAGAGTTGACAAAGATGGAGATCTCCGATGCAGAAATCAATGAGATAGAAAAAAGTAACCATGTGTTGGAACAGTATGGGATAGATTACTTCCTCCTAGGGTTGTTTGTCAACGGTCAAAACATTAAACTCACTTCGTTGGATCCTTACTCTCTGGTCAATCTTGTCCAAGTGGAATACGACCGTTTGAAACTTCTGACAAAGGCACTGCATAAGGCGATCCCCGGTTTTGCATATCATGATGCAAGAAATTTAGTTAACCTGTTCTCTGAAATTTCTATGCCAACTATGCAAGAGTTGCAACCTATAAAAGTGGACGCACATAGGATTCCAGCATTCTCTCACAATGTGATCTACTTTAACGATATTGAAAAGGACGACGTTTACAACGAATTGCGAAACGATGCTTCacagttctttgaaaagacCAAGTTTGGCGAAATCCCAGAGTTTAGACAAAACTGGAATGAACTCGTGTTTGTCATTGATTTTAGCAATCTGGAGGAGGGAACGGTTAATAGCGATGCATTGACCGCTTTGGTAAGAGTTCTGGATGTTGTATCACAGGGGTACCCACAAAGACTAGGATTACTCCCCATTACTAATAAGGAATCTGAAAAGGTACTTTCCACGATTTACAAATTGAAAGAACAGAGCTTGAGCCAATTGAAAGAGTTTTTCGTCGACTTGATCGCAGAGAAGGATTTACCTTTGGATAGCAAGTTCCCTCATCCAGATAACTCCGAGTTGTTATCCTATTTGGATATCGATGACACCGCTATCATCATCGATGGTGAAATTTTCCCCTTCCAGAAAAATGCCTGGCATTATCTTTTGGCCAAAGTTATCAAACGGGACGTCGAGCAAATTAAATTCAAGCTGGAAAGACGGagaaaagaggaagatttCACTACAGGTAATATAGACGTCAGGGGTCTTTTGCATCTGAAATCTGCAACCTTGAAGCACCACAAGTACACACCAGACTATTTCTCTGATGCATTGTACACTGTTATGGACAATGACGCATTAACAAACTGCGGGATAGAGTTGTCGAGTACAACCAAAAAtaagaacttcaaaatcttACACACGATTTCTTTGGTCGATGATTTCGGTACTTTGTCAGCTCTACAAAGACTATACAACATGATTACTGTCAAGTTTTCTGGAGTCCGTGTAAGAGTAATCCACACAGGCGAAGCTAAGGATGGGAATTGGCTTTCTGTGAAAACAGCGCTGGCCAAATCTGGTAGTGATATGAAAAAGAGCCTAAGGAAAACTATAACGTCCTTTAAACAGCAGAAAAGGCGTTCTTTGGGCGTTAATCTAAACTGGATAAAGCAATGGTTGCCCGATATTGCCCTCGAATTTTTGGAAGCTGGTCGGTTTATGGTTCTCAATGGTAGATTCATTCATTTTAATAAAGACGAGATTCCTAGCAAAGAGCACTTTGAAGCCATTGTTAAGAGAGAGGCGCAGAGAACTCTGGATATGGTTCGTGCTCTAGAAGGACTAGTCCCTGAAGATCACGAAGAAATTTCTGATCCGAACACTTATGAAGTAGTGTCTTCTATTCTTGCCAAGACATACTACCATAGTCTGCAGATTAATCGTAAAGGGTTTGAGTTTACCACAGAGACGACGTTAAGCAGGTTGGATTTACAAGGGCATGTCATGATTAACAATTTCACTACTTTCGAGAGCAAAGACAAAAGTAAACCGGTTCTTGTGACCCTGGTTGTTGATCCAGTAGAAGAGAGGacccaaaaaattttggctCTGATTCCCATGCTGCAAAATTTGTCCTTTGTTGACATAGAGATTGTTCTGCTACCCACTTTGGAACTAAAAGTGGTCCCCAATCAGAGAGTATACCTACCGGACAGGGATGTTCAACTATCCACTGATGTCTTGTCATCCTACGACGTGGAAGTGGATGTCCCTAAAACGTTTGTTATGTCTAATATTACCACATTGGAAAGCATCGTGATCGAAGTTTACTGCTTCGACAAAGATAGGAAGTTATCGCAAGGGAGTGTCAATAGTATTGGAGGAGTCTCGTTGGAGTTGTTAGACTCTGCTGGGATTTCTGTCGGCAATGCGACTACAATGGAGACATTTGGTTACGCTCAGTTTCATGTCAAGACACTCGCGCAGAACTACACGATCCGTAGCACAGACCCTCGTTTCGAAGTAAAGGGCATGTCCACCCAGTTCAATTCTGAATTTGTTCTGTCCGATCGGTTTTCTGTGGACACTTTCGATCCTGTACGTGTACTCGTCACATTGGAAGAGCATGAAGATGTGGATGTAAGGGAAGATGTGGTGGCTATCGATGACGCAACAAACGTTTTCACCGTTTTGTCCAGcttggaagaggaggagatctACAAGGATATGATCTTGAAGATTGCCACTTCAAGAAGCGAGAGGATCGTGTTTTGGCTACTGTCAGAATCTTTCTACTCGAAGTCACTTTACCGTTTTGTGGACGCTGTTAACAACAACGCGGAGCTGAATGTCGAAGTTCGGTTTATCAGTTATAGCTGGCCGGTATGGATAAGACCCCAAAGGTTCATTGAGCGGAGGACCAATGTAGCGAGAGTTTTATTGTTGGACGTGTTATTCCCAAGGAGCGTCCACCATTTGGTGTACATGGCGCCTACATCAACGCCAGTGGATCCTGTTCTGATGCTGCGGTCCACGATGAAATCGAAGAGACCCGTGAACATGTTCAGAATGAAGGGGAAAGGTTACTGGGATGAAGGGTACTGGAAGAAACTCAAGGAGGAGACAGGGTTCGCGTTCTATTCCGCTGAACCGGCCTTTGTAGTACACATGGACCGGGTCCGCGCTCTCTCTGGAGGGGAAGTGTTCCGGATCCACTACCAGAGACTGTCAGCAGACCAGAACTCGCTCGTCAACATCGGCCAAGATTTACTGAACGATGTCCAGGGCCAAATGCCCATTGGTgccttgaagaaatcaactAGAGAACCGTTAGCTTTCGACCAGAGTAAAGTGGACGCGACCTTGCAGTCTATCAAGGCCGCCGCAGAGGCAGAGGCAGACGCATTCAATCGCACGGGAAGTCAGCGCGAGAAAACCCAACAGGCTGGAAAGCAACCACAAGAAGTGCAAGAAGATGTTGACGAATTCGACCTGCTCCACGACGAGTTGTAG
- the TEA1 gene encoding Tea1p (similar to Saccharomyces cerevisiae TEA1 (YOR337W); ancestral locus Anc_7.56), with translation MREDTVSSGMHFPTGPGNSDFDGERRTPVLGPTGKKRLSCSNCRKRRKKCDLGFPCGNCTRLEIECNVNEDDLRKKRYTSGYVKSLEAHCAYLESNLKAVVDKLYPNNEQVLNSMMIGDVISNVDASATATPDPTFHSDAAASAAAAVATVSAPSHSTAMPAPVPNKSKITILPPLHIEQADISARQLRHLEHADSAERKPKKTLVKGSLYPEGPVTYKVRPGAYSSNSSASLASTDSITPSTRSQTPDSMDSTGPTHPSINQAQAHNRIADLKTTVIKRISSSDSNRINTDPKILQSLSNFYRWLYPGHFIFMHRESFLYGFFNHAEDDYSTSEYCSMELIYAVCAIGSRLSLELQDFSEMYYEKSKTALLKLVFDENSVTSITTVQALLCLAFYELGKGNNQLAWYFSGLAIRVGYEMGFQLDPEVWYTDADDNGKGKLTKSELEIRSRIYWGCYIADHFICLMLGRTSTLSVSNSTIPASDELPEVEGTEEFRFIGGHVLQVALPLKNLIILSRIVQIFISKIFIESQDNTARLEYLATFNNQVYSWRQSLPEFLLWSQELIKDEDVSTDPTVSYFWYYYYIVLLTFNKPFIEESEESRVVVIEIIDDLQTLFTNFSHKFHNYEKATLYQLYACLLAISCLRKLQIIDSPRWDNSFRLFLRIFHEKLYPQYILPAKLKEEPIQNLVYNQDFTLSHEIDDLIKELFGV, from the coding sequence ATGCGTGAGGATACAGTGAGCAGTGGGATGCACTTTCCCACAGGGCCCGGGAACAGTGATTTTGACGGCGAGAGGAGGACGCCCGTGCTGGGGCCAACTGGTAAGAAAAGGCTGTCCTGCTCCAACTGCAGGAAGCGCCGGAAGAAGTGTGACTTGGGGTTCCCCTGTGGGAACTGCACTCGGCTCGAGATTGAGTGCAACGTGAACGAGGACGATCTGCGCAAGAAACGGTACACCTCCGGATACGTCAAGTCGCTGGAGGCACACTGTGCATACTTGGAGTCCAATTTGAAGGCAGTTGTTGATAAGCTGTATCCAAACAATGAGCAAGTGTTGAACAGCATGATGATTGGCGACGTTATCTCAAATGTAGACGCGAGTGCTACTGCCACTCCAGATCCAACATTCCACAGCGACGCCGCCGCTTCcgccgctgctgctgttgctaCTGTGAGTGCCCCATCTCATAGTACTGCTATGCCTGCCCCTGTGCCAAATAAATCAAAAATTACTATCTTGCCCCCTCTTCACATAGAACAGGCTGATATCTCAGCTCGCCAATTGAGACACTTGGAGCACGCAGATTCTGCAGAAAGGAAACCCAAGAAGACGCTTGTGAAGGGCAGTTTGTACCCAGAGGGACCAGTCACTTATAAAGTGCGCCCCGGGGCGTACAGTTCAAACTCATCCGCGTCACTTGCATCGACAGACTCTATCACGCCGTCTACGAGGTCACAAACTCCAGATTCAATGGACTCTACGGGACCTACACACCCGTCAATAAATCAGGCGCAAGCACACAACCGTATTGCCGACTTAAAGACTACTGTAATTAAGCGAATTTCTTCCAGTGACTCTAACAGAATCAATACAGACCCAAAAATACTTCAGTCACTCTCCAATTTTTACCGATGGTTGTACCCAGGACATTTCATATTCATGCACAGAGAGAGTTTCTTGTACGGGTTTTTCAACCATGCTGAGGATGACTATTCGACATCAGAATACTGCTCTATGGAATTGATATATGCCGTGTGTGCGATTGGGTCCCGTCTATCACTGGAACTGCAGGACTTTTCAGAAATGTACTACGAGAAGAGCAAAACCGCGTTGTTGAAGCTCGTGTTTGATGAAAACAGCGTTACCTCTATTACAACTGTTCAAGCGTTGCTGTGTCTCGCCTTTTACGAGTTAGGAAAAGGGAATAACCAACTGGCATGGTATTTCAGTGGTCTTGCCATCAGAGTCGGTTACGAGATGGGGTTCCAGCTAGACCCTGAAGTCTGGTATACAGATGCAGACGATAATGGTAAAGGGAAACTAACGAAAAGTGAATTGGAAATTCGTTCAAGGATTTACTGGGGGTGCTATATTGCGGATCATTTCATATGCCTGATGTTGGGAAGGACATCCACGTTGAGCGTGAGTAACTCCACTATTCCAGCATCGGATGAACTTCCTGAGGTGGAGGGTACAGAAGAGTTCAGATTCATTGGTGGACACGTCTTACAAGTAGCACTACcgctgaaaaatttgatcATTTTGTCCCGTATTGTTCAAATATTCATCTCCAAGATTTTCATCGAGTCTCAGGACAATACTGCTAGGTTAGAATACTTGGCAACTTTCAACAATCAAGTTTACAGTTGGAGACAATCACTGCCGGAATTTTTATTATGGAGTCAAGAATTGATCAAGGATGAAGACGTGTCCACTGATCCAACTGTATCGTACTTCTGGTACTACTACTATATTGTTCTTCTTACCTTCAACAAACCATTCATTGAGGAAAGTGAAGAGTCCCGAGTAGTAGTTATTGAGATCATCGATGATTTACAAACGTTGTTTACAAATTTTAGCCACAAGTTCCACAACTATGAAAAGGCCACTTTGTATCAGCTTTACGCATGCCTTCTGGCAATAAGTTGTTTGAGGAAGTTACAAATCATTGACAGCCCCCGTTGGGACAATTCATTCAGACTCTTTCTGCGAATTTTCCATGAAAAACTGTATCCACAGTATATTCTTCCTGCAAAGTTGAAAGAAGAGCCCATCCAAAATCTAGTGTACAACCAAGATTTCACGTTGAGTCACGAAATAGACGACCTAATAAAGGAATTATTTGGTGTTTAA
- the MRS2 gene encoding Mrs2p (similar to Saccharomyces cerevisiae MRS2 (YOR334W); ancestral locus Anc_7.62), producing the protein MWSHCSRRCSGLLRERVRVRLRRGLAGLPSLKPIQQQLLSLQPIKPTDSQVSCSVFNAVGHVVAVSQKFPKWQFLREHSLYPRDLRKLDSSNVEVIPTIMTKRNCIVVNLLHIKALIEQDRVFVFDTADRNSALLLGVLIYDLESKLRPPPQQMQQQPAPAPAQPYEHRALECILINVMSTLETEFKKQASVCKQILFQLENEVNRDKLRDLLVKSKSLTAFYQRAFLIREVLDELLESDEDLAAMYLAPTRREGDDFAELEMLIENYYTQCDEFVQQAMSLIEDIKSTEEIVNIILDANRNSLMLLELKVTIYTLGVTVATLLPAFYGMNLKNFIEESVVGFNAVVVLSLAAGLWITRTNFKSLRDVTKLSMLKRRPDTAVRSIKRTSQGPPVVVPQPTLPQKFSAALRRIWRGPQSTRKPSSGSERDYIWKWLMDDKK; encoded by the coding sequence ATGTGGTCACACTGCTCTCGTCGTTGCAGTGGGTTGCTGCGAGAACGGGTACGTGTACGTCTGCGCCGCGGGCTCGCTGGGTTGCCCTCGCTCAAACCGATccagcagcaactgctCTCGTTACAACCGATCAAACCTACGGACTCACAGGTGTCCTGTTCCGTGTTCAACGCAGTAGGGCACGTCGTCGCTGTGTCCCAGAAGTTCCCCAAATGGCAGTTCCTCAGGGAACACAGCTTGTACCCTAGAGACCTTCGCAAACTGGACTCGTCAAACGTCGAGGTCATCCCAACGATAATGACCAAACGCAACTGCATAGTCGTCAACTTACTCCATATCAAGGCGCTCATCGAACAGGACAGAGTGTTTGTGTTCGACACGGCAGATAGGAACAGTGCTCTGCTCTTGGGGGTGCTCATCTACGACCTGGAGTCCAAACTGCGtccaccaccacagcagATGCAACAGCAGCCGGCGCCCGCACCGGCACAACCGTACGAACACAGAGCTCTGGAGTGCATCCTCATCAATGTCATGTCCACTCTGGAGACAGAGTTCAAGAAGCAGGCCAGCGTCTGTAAGCAGATCCTCTTCCAACTGGAGAACGAGGTCAACAGGGACAAGCTTCGAGACTTGCTCGTCAAATCCAAGAGCCTCACCGCGTTTTACCAGCGTGCGTTTCTCATCAGGGAGGTCCTCGACGAACTGCTAGAGAGTGACGAGGACCTCGCAGCTATGTACCTCGCGCCCACGAGGCGCGAGGGGGATGACTTCGCCGAATTGGAGATGCTTATAGAGAACTACTACACACAGTGCGACGAGTTCGTACAGCAGGCGATGTCCCTCATAGAGGACATCAAGTCCACAGAAGAGATCGTCAACATCATCCTAGACGCAAACAGAAACTCACTCATGCTACTAGAACTCAAAGTCACCATCTACACTCTGGGGGTCACGGTCGCCACTTTACTCCCGGCATTCTACGGGATGAACCTCAAGAATTTTATCGAGGAGTCAGTTGTAGGGTTCAACGCCGTAGTGGTCCTCTCGCTCGCCGCGGGACTATGGATCACAAGAACTaacttcaaatcgttgaGAGACGTCACGAAACTCTCAATGCTCAAGAGAAGACCAGATACAGCTGTGCGATCCATAAAAAGGACGTCACAGGGGCCACCAGTAGTCGTCCCGCAACCAACACTCCCGCAGAAATTCTCAGCGGCACTCAGGCGCATATGGAGAGGGCCACAGTCTACAAGGAAACCATCCTCGGGATCCGAAAGAGACTACATTTGGAAATGGCTCATGGACGACAAGAAGTAG